GGGGTGGGACCGGTGCAGGTGTAGCGGCTCTGTGCAAAGTTGAGGGTAATGGGGAGGAGTCAAAGACAGATGGCCACACCTCCTTCAACAGGGATCAGATCATTGTTGAAGTCAACCTCAACAACCAGACCCTTAATGTGTCGAAAGGATCAGAGGGCAAATCATCCACCACAGAGACAACCACGATATTTGGTCGCTGCCATGATGACGACAGAGATTCAGACGATGAAGGTGAGAATGAGGCAGAGAATGATGATGCAGATGGagaagaggatgatgatgatattaAAAGGGGGGACATACTAGGGCAAAGCAGTGAcgaggaagatgaggaagaggatgaagaagaagaggaaaacacCCTTAACATTCCAGGCTTGGAGCAGCCATCAATTTTGGATCGACCTCGCCGGGGAACCAGACCCTTACCCATGGTGGGCACCACGGCCTCCATGCGGCAGACGCTTGCAGAGGCCACATTGGCAAACCAGCGGCAGAGCGGGAAGATGATTCTGGACGTAGAGGGCCTGGGTCAGAAGGTGAGGCTGGAGGAGAAGCAACATTTCCCCTGTAAGAAATGCCCACGCGTCTTCAACAACCGCTGGTACCTGGAGAAACATATGAACGTCACTCACAACCGCATGCAGATATGTAACAACTGTGGGAAACGCTTCCTGCTGGAAAGTGAATTGCTGTTGCACCAACAAACCGACTGTGAGAAGAGCATCCAGGTTTGTCCCACTTACACTCACAGACCACAATCTGCTTTACTGTCCAGCTGTCATAATCCACATGAGATGCTCATAGTTGATCATGTTGTTAACACATTAAGGAATTTAAGAAGCTTAAGCACAATTAAAGACTAATGTCTGTTTAATAAATATATTAGCAATTAGTACATACTTTACCTTCATGAAGATACTTGATTAATTTGCTCAGTCCACATAAAAAAGGCAACCATTTTAAAGCTCCTTTTTAATGTCAGTATAGGATCACATTCTAAATTGGGTTTTAAAGTTTTGGAGAATTAAATTTACTGTAGGTTTGGAGTGAATAAATAATTTTAAGATACTTTAAGAATTTCATGGAGCATTATTCAATGTTAAATCTGGATTTAATGAATCCTTGTTGGTGCAATCCAGCTTTAATGTGAAAGCTTGTAATGTACATGATTCAGGTAAATGCTTTATCAGGAGGCTACATCATGCATCCTTTTCCGTAccaaatgaattttaaaatattCTCGCCATAGATTCTGTTGTAATTCTTCGCACTGAAGCAGTGTTGCTCATATAAACATCAGAGATGCAAGGAGTGTGTGTAACATACTAACGAGTGCATGCATTTGCTGAGAAAGGGATCTAATGTATACTTTGTAGACGAAGAACTAATACTTTAGGGATATATCAATGGTTTATTCTTTTAGTTGTAATGATTTAGCAGTCAGTAGTAATAAATTCCTGACTATTACGTCTCTGCAGTGAGCTGCACATCTCCTGCTGTGGTTTTGAAGATCATTTGCTGCTTTAATCTACTGGCTCTAATTGCTTTTTTGGAACAGTGCTTCCTCAAGTGTGTGCGTAACAACACACCTAGATGGAAGCGTGTATCAGTAAAGACTGTTTGAGATAATGATTTTCAAATACCTCTATTGGTTATTTCACTTTTTGGTTCCTTGCCGTGTTTCTTTCTCTTCAAGTGTGTAACATGTGGTAAGGCCTTCAAGAAGCTGTGGTCGTTACATGAGCATAACAAGATCGTCCATGGCTACGCTGAGAAGAAGTTCTCGTGTGAGATCTGCGAGAAGAAGTTCTACACCATGGCTCATGTCAGGAAGCACATGGTCGGTGAGTTGCCGTGATATGAACCATCCTGATTGGTCACTTTGGTCCTGTGCATTACTTTAGGCTTCCTTCTCTTCATCCCACGCTGATTGTTGTGCAGGATTTGGTATGGGTGTTACTTTCCTTTTCCACTTTTTAGGGCGATAAGCATCTTATTTTCAAACAGGCATTACCTCATTCCTTATTTACACGCATCTTTCAGCTAAAGCTAAACAAGCATTATTAAGTAACTGTTCTAGTCCCAGTCCCATCTTTTTTTCCCAGCACTGATCAGAAAGTTAAATGGGAACTTGAGAGTAAATGGGGTATTTATTAAATGAGACACATCCTTTGTCTTCAGTATCATAATTAACCAATGAAATGAATCTCAATGCTCCCATCTCTTCagtggtttgtgtatttgtgttcctGCTGCTGAATGATTAAAAGTGGCACAGTATTTAAAACTAATAGCCGATCTGTTGCaccgtctgtgtttgtgttttggtttCTGTGTGTAGCCCACACGAAGGACATGCCTTTCACCTGTGAGACGTGTGGGAAGTCGTTCAAGCGTAGCATGTCCCTGAAGGTTCACTCCCTGCAGCATTCGGGAGAGAAACCCTTCAAGTGTGAGGTTGGAgctcctttttttttacactgttgctTTTCACTTCACCCACATGAGACAGCGACACTGGACATTTTGAAACATGTAACTGATTTTAATGATTAGTGTAATTTGTGTAATGCAATTTATATttgttaatatatatattatacattccTGCACTTATGTGGGAATAGTTGATGTAATGACCTTcatgaaaaaacattaaaatatatgTGATTCAAGGTCTAGATTCATATTGTCTcttgttttttaatatatgtttttGAAAAGGGCTGAAATAACACACACCAGTTACTAATAAACTACCCCTTATAAAAGTATTTTGTGTAAACATGTTCACTCTGTCATTTCAGAACTGTAGTGAGCGCTTCCAGTATAAATACCAGCTGCGTTCTCACATGAGCATCCACATCGGACACAAGCAGTTCATGTGCCAGTGGTGTGGAAAGGACTTCAACATGAAACAGTACTTTGATGAACACATGAAGACACACACTGGTAGGTCACTTTAGTTCAGGACTTTACAGTTCAGCACAGTGCTGAAGTTGTGGATTGTAACCTCCTGAATACCCCTCACCTTATCCTTGCCCTACGATGGCCATAAAAGAAACTTAAAAAGGAAAAGTCTTCTGTAGAAccagtgtttgtgttttctggttAACAAGGCAATATATGGCATTCTAGGAAAACTTTCTTTTCACTTTAACTCTTTAGAAAACTAGACTGTATTTCACTTTGTTGCCAGCAGTGTCACATGGTTGGTTTGTAACTCTTATCACGCATTCCATTTATTTTGCTCACATAAGCCGCCTAATAACACCCTGCAATGTGTTTCAATAGCATCCAGTCACTGGTAGTATATTATCATTTGTAATATTACAATTCATGTTATAATGATATATCGTATGAATTATGACTCACAGATATCTCAATAATAACTCCCACTGGTGAACAAGGAAAGAAAAAGCATTCTCAAGATGTCAacattttgcttgttttaatgATGGCTGCTCCCTGCTGGCAATAAAGTGAAATACATTCTAGTTGTCCAATAAATCGAAGTGAATAACACATTTTAATGCACTACTATATTTTGCCTTAAGTAAAACTTATATGAACCACAGTGATATTGTCCAGTGTTTTATGTCCATtttaagaagaagaggaaaaagttgATGTTGTGTCGCTATAGAAACATGGCAGCATAGCAGACCCTGTTAAAGGTGATGGCCTCCATAGATAAAAGTGGTACATTCTTAGGTTAAAAAACACAATCTTTTAGTATTTTCAAGTGATTATACAATAATTATGCAATGATTGACTATTATATTCTGTTTCCACAGTTTGATCCttctaaatgtttaaatgttatGAAGGTTGTTTATCAGCTCTGTCTCTCGTGCTGTAGGAGAGAAGCCGTACATCTGTGAGATCTGTGGGAAAAGCTTCACCAGCCGGCCCAACATGAAGCGCCACCGCCGCACCCACACTGGAGAGAAGCCCTACCCCTGCGAGGTGTGTGGCCAGCGCTTCCGCTTCTCCAACATGCTCAAAGCCCACAGGGAGAAATGCTTCCGTGTCAGTGGAGCCATGGTTACCGACGGCAACGACCCCCTCGGCCTCGACCAGCCCCTCTCCTCACCTGCTGTGGACTCTTCTGGTCAGGTCCAGCTTGGGACGACGCTCCCTGCTACGTCTGCAACCACACCCGCTGCTCCCTCTAGCCCACACCCCCTCCACGGCACCCAGATGTCCCTCCCCCTGCTGCACTCCATGGGGGGACTGCCTCCTGCCGTGCATTTACCCCCACCACCTCCACTGTTCTCTGCCGGTAGGATGAACTCCAACAACTAACAGATCTCTGTAGCATCAAAAGCACTTTCttactttttgttttcttttgagcTTAAACTGTTAAGGCGAACATTTGCAGAGAGGTTAAAACTGTATGAAGGCAACACGGAGGCCTCATTAAAACACATGCATCCACCACAATAAGAAATAGTAATTTTTTACTCTGTGAATACAATAGATAACCTCAGAGTCCGCTTGGACGTGTCGTCACTACACTTCTCCTCATGAATTTCACAACTCTGTTCTGGTTTTATTTGGGATTCTCCAATGCCACACACATCTCCAGAGCCTTGCACAATGCATTGATTGTAGCATCTTTTTAAAGTGGGAGGAACACTCTTTCTAAATCATACCAGTCATCAGTCAAGTGAGAACCACActatgatgagaaaaaaaaaaaacagatttatttttgATTGTTCTCTGCCCAGATGTAGCGAGTGGTTCAGATATGACCCAGCAATAACCAAATGCTGATTTGTCTTTGAGTATATACATGTATATGGCATTGCCAGTAACCAAATCCTGTTAGCTCACCTTCTATAGTTAGATAATGTTATACAGCATTTATAATCAACCCTGCACCTTACATTTAACTCTAGtgatatttaaaatgtattcctaCATGTCTTCATTTTTATAATTGTGACTGTGTGTATTTTGTGGCACGTTACATCATTTATAAGGACAAAAGAGAAGTTGTGACCCGTGGAGAGTCGGCAGTGCAATGGTGTGGTGTGTATGTGTAATGTttgtgatggtgtgtgtgtgaaatgaatCAGTCTGGTGCTGATGGAGATGAGATCTACACTCAGCCAACCAACGCTCGAGCTTCCCTAAGTTGAGGAGATGGAGTAAATTGTTGACTCATCTTTTGCTTACATTAAGCAAGTGCGCTCCTCACCTGTAGATCTGGCTTTGAAATAATATGGCACTTTTCTGTAAGTTGTTGGTAAAAGCTAATGTAATCAGACCTACAGTGTATTTGTGGGTTTAAATCTAATGTTAATGTTACTGACGTCTCATTTCCTACCCAAACTCAGTCTGTGTAATTAGTCAGCAAAATACCAAGAGCCTAGGGATAGAAACTATTCACACAAACCTGCTTGCATACCCAAATTAAGTGTGTACATGTCATCAAGATGTAATCCATATTGTGAGATGATAAATAACATATTCCAATGCCTCAATCCCTCATAAAGCACTAACTGTTATTACATTTGGCACAACAGAGCTCATCACTAAAAGGGCTCCTCACTATTGACTTACTTTTCCAAATCAGTTAGATGTTACAGTAGAAGATAAACAAAGGTACATGTAGTATGTTATACACCACAGAAACGTATAGCCCTACATGAACTTTTGATAAATGTTACAGATGTGCTTGGAGTAGAACTGCTAATTGTGAAGAATTCTTTTCTAGCAAAATATTTTATTGGAATATTTTTGGTATTTTGGAGAATATGATTCTGTATTTGAGAGGGTTGAAACTGAACAGGAAGCTACAGCTAACAGTCATTTAGCTTAGCATAAAGGTAGAAAACACAAACAGCTAGCCCAGCTGTGGCTGTTTGACAAAACTCCATTGAGTACATATATGGATGTATACGGATACATCCATTTAAAATTGCCAGTAACAGCGAAATTTAAAGATAGCAAGATTCACCCATTTTCATAAACTTTTGTCAGAATTGTGTAAACTGTTTTGCTTTTTATGCAAGATAAGCTAATTAGCTGCTAGCTGTAGCCTAATGTTTCTCATAAAAATTGGAAACCATTGTGTACATTGCTTGGCTAGAAAACAAGTAACTAATAAGCATATTTCCCCAAACTATGCCGAACTATCCCTGTAAATCAAACTTTTCAATCAATTTCTAGTCCAAAAAGAACTTGTGCACTAATATTGATGCACTCCCGCTCACTTTATCTATAGTTAGCGTACTTGTAGTGTAGcattaacctgtaaataatgttaAAACGTGTTCCTTGTGATTAATTCCTCATGTTTACATTGGGAGAGTCAGCTGAATGTTCCCCCACGTGTCTTGGTTGGTACTACCGAAAGTTGGAATTTGTGGATAAGCTTTTGTAAATGtgataagctgttttttttttttgtttgtttgtttttttttcatttatttaaacatCGTAAGCACCTTAGTATAGTGTCATGTCATAGCCCACCCTTTTTATGCTTAAACTGCCATGGTTAAATGATTACGGCCACATCAAGTGTTATTTGAGAATGGtactttgttttcttcttctttttctccatgTGTCAGACACATGTTTTGTACTTTTATTTGCTGCTTTTGTACAGGGTCCAGTTTGagactggccctttaaatgaaaagacTAGAGCTGTAGAATTGTTAAACATATTCTGGCTCTGATAAAGCCAATGTAGCCTTACTGGACGGAGAGTTCCAGAGTCAGAAATGAGCTACagcaaatacacagaaacaaacaaacaaacaaaaaaggaaacatgATCTAGTTTCAGGAGGTAACAGCCAACTCTTTATCCTGGTCTGGTCATTAGTACATGGGGCTACTGAATGTTGTTACAGAGGAGAAAAGATACCCTgtcaatgacacacacacacacaatgactgTTGCGCTCTTGTGGCAACTCAGTAAACTGCACTCTGCAGTTTTACACTAACTAAGCCTTTCTGAACGTGGCAGGTCTGATAATAATCTCAAGAGCACATTATCATTCATAGTGTTTCTGTGATTGTTACAAAAGAAACCCATATTTTGGGATCATAAAAAGGCTTAGAGTAATACTCTTCCCACTTCACTGTTTTGAGAAGCACTAGCCCAAGAGACAATACTGCGATACTGTGGTTGTAGTTAGTGATATTTCATTGTATTTGCCTTATATTTGGAGGgatttgaatgttttttgttaTGGATAGTGATAGAAGAATATGGTAAAAGAGGAGAAATAGTAGGTAATACTACTGATTTATGCACTTTGAATTTGATTGCCACACTAGCCCATAATGTATCCATAAAACAAATGGCAAACAGATGGAATATAAGTAGCAGAGATGTGTACTGGGAAAATTCCAGTTAAAACAAGTCCAAAGGCtgtgttttttacatttaaatgtgGATTTTGATGACAAAAAGTAATGTGCACATCACAGTCTCTGTTTGATTTGTTCAGATTTGATAAAGGTTGAGGTTAGTTCGTGGTAGAGCTGAGTTGCTGTGGCAGATCAGGGCCTGACCTGTGTTTTGTTTCCCAGAATAACTCTGTGGATCATTTGCTGTGGTGTGGCATGCTGCACAGTTAGATAACTCAACTGTGAGGAGTCAGTTAAGTGTCACCCTGTGTTAAACATGTTATTGTGCAGTATAgctgtatttcagtgtgtgccACTTTCATTGCATTTGTAACTTGTCCCTCTGGGTGGGTACAGCTACATATGTTTCTGATTGGTTTGTGTACTGATCACTAGAAAGAGAAATTAATATGGGTCTAAGGAGAGGCTTGTTATGTGACTTTTCATGCAATAAGTAAAGGAAGGTGCCAAATTAATTTAAAGACATAAATTATTGCGAGCACTTTATTCCAAAACATCTAGTAGAGTTTTAAAGCTGACAAAATATCAGTGATTTTAAATTTGAAGCTTCAAACGACAGATTTTACCTTTTATTTTGAATGTTCCAAGTTCATCACAAAAATATGCAGTATTTGCTAAAATTATATCCTATTCAGTCTGGAATAGCACATAGAGCAAGGGGACATAAAAAGTGTTTATTGAAAATGTACAATTATTGTACAATATATATGTCAGCTTAAAACATAACAGTTGAATCTGCCTTATTAGTAATGACatgatatatattaaatataatccATCACAGATACAGTTATAGGTGGATCACAATAAGGAGGCCAAGATTTACCTGgaaccaaaactattggttttcaCAGTATTCTATCTGGATCTGGGTGTAAAAATAAAGTCTATAGAAAACAGCAGTTGTTCGCTAATCATTTTGACGTGGATTGTTTAGTGAATAAGTCTTCCATAAATCCAACTGTAGAAGAGATGAACCCTGTGTCTGGCTTCATCTGAACCACAGTTTGTGGTGCATGAACTGAGATTTGTGATTCCTGACAGCCCATAAATCCTGAAAAAGGATGAAACGGATTGATTTATAGTGGTTATTCTTTCTTAGAACATGTTATAAAGATAAGTGGCAGTGAAAGAAGGGATGTTTTGCACAGTGTATAGGATTCCTACATTCTAGGTGAGTAGACTTTCTGTCTCTTAATTAGCCAAATTCTCCTTTACTACAGCCAAAGGCTTGTATTAGATTAGGTAAAGGTGGACCTGCCCTTGTCCTCTAATGAGGGTTTGTCAGTGATTAAGTTGGTGTCTAGACGCCACAGTGACTGTTTATTCTGCATTGCACTTGCAAGGCAAATGTTTGTCACAATAAAATGATGAGATTGGTAGTTTGTATAAAGCAGTGAGTGCTCATGGGATGGCCAACTTGGCTCTCTAGGGGGACTTGTAGTTTTAAGGCTTTATCTGCTAGAGCTTAACCTTGTATCCAAAAGGATTTGATTCTGTGACCTTCAGCTTGAAGGGCAGTGTTGGGTTTGAAGCTGTAGTATTGTAGTAAAAAGTACTACATCTCCATAAGGACAGTGAGGAGAAAGTATTGTGTGTAAAGATTTAAAGAAATATGTTTCTCTTTTAAAGAGGAattcttgttttgtcattttaatgggGAATTGAGGAGCAGCTTTGTTTTTATGCCCTCATTTTGGATGCAAACAAGAATATGAAACTGAAAAACAAGTTTTGTTGGTTGTTTTGCTTGTGGAAGTTTGGTTAACTAATGCATTAATTTGACAGAGACTTCTCCCTTTTGGGCAAAGATATATCTGTGATGGTAACCATAGGCAACTTGCCATAGAAAATTCAGAGATGTATTAGAATTATCCACACACCCTGTTCATTTTCCATACTTACTCATATTGCAGCTGTGTTAAAGAAATCATAATGTGTACTGTTATTCTCTGATTCTCTACTTTATAATGTAAACACTATGTCTTAGTTAACTCTGGTGTACAAAGACCATGTGTAGGCAGTAGTTGTCAAGTTCAGCTATATTATAAATACTAAAACAGTAAAAGGACAATAGTGTCTAGAGGTGCTATTAACATTAGactgtattttctgtcttttattgtattattgACTAGTGTTTACTGTCTGTAACACAGCAGAGCGTAATGAAATCATTTCAATATTAAACAGTATAGATATATTATTGCAAAATCagatgtgtgttgtgtttttgtgtctgagcACTGGAAGGAGTTGCACTTTATTACAGTGTTTTATATCTATATGATGTTCAGTTATCCTCCTCAAAGACGTCATACTGTGCTACTTTGCTGCCACCTGTTGGGAAATGCACAACCACTTGACAACAGGTTTTCTATAACAATACAGACTCTTTTAGGGTAACACTTTTTATTCCATGAAGAATTTTACAATGTCATCTCAAAGcagtaaaacatacatataaaaacatTGTCAATCACGACACAAAACTGACCATCgtaaaaagctgtaaaataatCAGGTTTGAAGCTTTAAATACAACAGTGTAAAAGCTAACTATATTTTTCTCAACAAATACACTGAACACAATAACAATACTGAAGACAGTTATCCAGCGAAGTTTTACATCTTGGTGAGACGCAGGGTGTTGAGTCGGACCCCCAGAATTGTGGCCCCTGAGGCGTACTGGATCTCTCTGAGGATCCCATTCCAGTTTTTCTCAGATTCGTTTAACCTGTAGATTTTAACAGATATTCATTATGAAAGACGACAGATGAAAGATCAGCACAGTGTTTGCATTAAGGTCAACTTATGACTGTTGGTATTTAGTGACTGTGAGCATGAATGCCACATGCACGAATGCCACTTATCCACCAATTTTTGGAACATTATATACATCAGAGATAAGATTGGCTAAATCTTACATTCTTACATGACCAACAACAAAAGTGTTGGTTAGATGATGTTTTTAACATATGTATAAAATAAAGTTTTATTACATATATGCAAAGATTTACAAATATTTTAAGATTAGATGAGAAGGAATCTGAAAAATTAATGTATTCTCTTGTCATGCAGGCAGTGTTTTAAAGTAGAACTGGTATCTCAGACATAAAAATTCCATGGTGTAAAACTCAGTCTCTTACCAAGTCAATGAATTTCAAAtcttgaaaaaatgaaaaatatagcaACTGGCATTTTAGACTCAATTTTCCTTCCCGAAGTTTCATAAAACTTATTCTTATTCTATAGAATATTTTATCATGTATAACAATATACCACGCAAGAACGAAcatgaattttctttttttttttgactagttTAACTCCACAAAGCCCAACTGATTTATGCTAGGATGATTAATGATGTACTTAAGGAAACCACCTTAAATGGCACTAATAACAAATGATGATCCAGTTGAACAATAAGTACCATGAAGAACAATGGAATGAACCCCTGCTGTGATTGTTAATGGACAACGAGGACACATTCAGGTCAGATCACCTACTTCATTGTCTTTATGGTGTCTTTCACATGAATGTACAAACTTTGTGTGACTGTGAATCACCTCCAGACATCATTCATTTCTTTCGGAACGATCTCATCGCTGTCCTCCAGAGGCATCATTGCAAAACCCCCTACAGCGTAGAGTGAGCCGGCCAAAGACACCAGGTTCAGAGAACTACGCTCTTGAGGAAACTTGACAAAGTCTGACCACCTGGAAATGTGAACAGAGGTACAGTTCTGGAAGGTGCAATCCACTGTCCAAACATGTAGAAACTATATATTCTCAGGAAGTTTACTGTTGTGTGGCTGGTTTTCATCCATTTGTAAAACTTAcaaagtcgtggaaaaaaattattagaccactcttgttttcttcagtttcttgttcattttaatgcctggtacaactaaaggtacatgtgtttgggcaaat
This genomic window from Sphaeramia orbicularis chromosome 20, fSphaOr1.1, whole genome shotgun sequence contains:
- the zbtb47b gene encoding zinc finger and BTB domain-containing protein 47, encoding MLIVEKTTDFPSAEFSLVEDVALHFTCLMDRLNEQRLFQPDLCDVDIVLVRQHSTFPAHKGVLAAYSPFFHSLFAQSKQLRRVDLSLDALTSQGLQQILNFIYTSKLLVSSRTVRDVLNAATVLQMSDIAASCRDLISSHSLRTTCSDMANQESLSSGDPAAVAMTPSQLYREIKQEAELGRVYTREGSSPFSVRVEEAGKTASQPKQYYQKEEGSGGGTGAGVAALCKVEGNGEESKTDGHTSFNRDQIIVEVNLNNQTLNVSKGSEGKSSTTETTTIFGRCHDDDRDSDDEGENEAENDDADGEEDDDDIKRGDILGQSSDEEDEEEDEEEEENTLNIPGLEQPSILDRPRRGTRPLPMVGTTASMRQTLAEATLANQRQSGKMILDVEGLGQKVRLEEKQHFPCKKCPRVFNNRWYLEKHMNVTHNRMQICNNCGKRFLLESELLLHQQTDCEKSIQCVTCGKAFKKLWSLHEHNKIVHGYAEKKFSCEICEKKFYTMAHVRKHMVAHTKDMPFTCETCGKSFKRSMSLKVHSLQHSGEKPFKCENCSERFQYKYQLRSHMSIHIGHKQFMCQWCGKDFNMKQYFDEHMKTHTGEKPYICEICGKSFTSRPNMKRHRRTHTGEKPYPCEVCGQRFRFSNMLKAHREKCFRVSGAMVTDGNDPLGLDQPLSSPAVDSSGQVQLGTTLPATSATTPAAPSSPHPLHGTQMSLPLLHSMGGLPPAVHLPPPPPLFSAGRMNSNN